A stretch of the Arachis stenosperma cultivar V10309 chromosome 6, arast.V10309.gnm1.PFL2, whole genome shotgun sequence genome encodes the following:
- the LOC130933984 gene encoding uncharacterized protein LOC130933984, producing MLTAQSRQKSYADQRWKPLDFEEGDHVFLKVTLTTGVGRAIKAKKLNPRYIGTFQILERVGPVVYRMAPPPHLLNLHDKFHVSQLWKYIPNASHVLEPESVQLKEDLTLPVAIVRI from the coding sequence atgcttactgCACAGAGTCGTCagaagagttacgccgatcagaggtgGAAGCCCTTGGactttgaggaaggagaccatgttttccttaaagTTACTCTAACCACCGGAGTAGGTAGGGCAATTAAGGCAAAAAAGTTGAATCCTCGGTACATTGGTACGTTTCAGATCCTGGAGAGGGTTGGACCGGTGGTGTATCGGATGGCTCCACCACCTCATCTTTTGAACCTGCACGATAaatttcacgtgtcgcagctttgGAAGTATATTCCtaatgctagccatgtgttagaacctgaatcTGTTCAGTTGAaagaagatttgacgcttccggTGGCTATAGTCAGAATTTGA